The genomic stretch TGGCGGGCGCACCGGCCGGCGACCTTCGACCTTGAAAAAGGCCCAGCCGCCTTCTGTCTCAAAAACCTCACTGATCTCACCATTGGCCATGGCATAAGCACGCTCTGCATAGCCGCCCGGCATCTGGCCAAATGCCAGATAGCCCATCTGACCATCGCGCCCGGCTGAGACCGGGTCGATCGAAAAATCGCGGGCGATCTGGGCAAAATCGCTACCCTCCTGCAATGTGTCGCGCAATCCGCGCGCCAGAACTTCTTCAGCGACCACAACATGGCGCAGGCGCAGTTCATCTCCGAAGGAGATATTTTCGCGCTGGCTCTGGTAGAGGCGCACTGCTCGCTCCTCTGTGGCCTTGTCGGCAATGACTTCCTGTAAATGGGCCGCAGAGAGAATTCGGTTGCGCGCCATGGCGAGTTTCGACGTTACCTCCGGGTCACTGGTAACGGCTTCATTGGCCTGCCCGGCCCGGGCCAGCAAAAATTGGTCTATCGCTTCAGTGACGAGCCCGCGCTCGAACACTTCCGCGACCGAGAGGCTTTCTGCTTCAGGTAATTTGCCCGCCTGATGGGCATATTCCAGCACATCACTATGGCGCAGCTGACGTCTGCCGATTCGCACCAACACAGGGTCCGGTTCTGGCGCGACAACCGGCGCCTCAACCTGCTCAGCCTGCATCTGGACGGGCGGCTCATAAAGCCGCAGGGCGTCGATTGTTTTCATGCCCACAATCACAAGTGAGAGCGTTAACACGGACAAGGCAACCTGCCCGTCTGTCGAATTGAGCCAGCGCCGGAAAACGCGCATGCCTATGGCGATATCCTGCGTCGCCAACAATAACGAACGCCAGAGTAATTTGCCGAACCAGCCACAAACGCTCGCAATGTCACCTGCAAACCCCTTCAGCCTGGCGGCCAGTTGTCCTCTTGTGGCAACATGTGCGGTGTGATCAGGCATTGTCTGCATTACGGTCCGTTTCGTTGACACCAGCTATGGCCCTGCTTATGTGTCCCATTCCAAAAGTGGATTAGAGACTAACATCTGATAGTCAAGAAACAGTGCAGGTTGGGCCACGCCGCTCACTGCCTGACAGGATACCAAATGGCCTTACTGGACGTTGCAAAAAAAATCTTTGGCTCCTCGAATGAGCGCCGCCTCAAGCCGATGATGAAAACGGTTGAGAAAATCAATGCTCTTGAGGACGAAATCGCGGCCCTGACAGATGAACAACTCATTGGCAAGACGCAGGAGTTCAGGCAGCGCTACAAGGACGGCGAGAGCCTGGATGACCTGCTTGTGGAAGCCTTTGCGACGGTCCGCGAGGGCGCAAAACGCGCCTTGGGTCTGCGCCCTTATGATGTGCAGCTGGTGGGCGGCATCGTGCTGCATCAAGGCAACATTTCCGAGATGAAAACCGGCGAAGGCAAGACACTTGTCGCCACCTTGCCGGCCTATCTCAACTCACTCACCGGAAACGGTGTTCATATCGTCACGGTAAACGATTATCTCGCCAAGCGGGATGCAGAGTGGATGGGTCGTGTTTTTGAGAAAGTTGGCCTGCGCACCGGCGTTATCGTGAACGAGCTGAGTGATCCCGAGCGCCGCGAACAATATGCCGCTGACATCACCTACGCGACCAACAACGAGCTTGGTTTTGACTATCTCCGAGACAATATGAAATCCTCGCTCGAAGAAATGGTCCAGCGCGGGCATCATTATGCGATTGTGGACGAGGTTGATTCGATCCTGATTGATGAAGCACGGACACCGTTGATTATTTCCGGCCCGACAGAAGACAAATCAGATCTTTATCTCACGATCGACAAATTCATTCCGCAACTGACGGAAGAGGATTACGAACTCGACGAAAAGCAGAAACAGGTCACGCTCACCGATGAAGGCAACGAGCATATCGAAAAACTGCTCATGGAAGCCGGTTTGCTCAAGGGCGACAGCCTCTATGAAGCTGAGAATGTCTCGGTCGTTCATCACGTGCAGAATGCCCTTAGGGCGCATATCAATCAGAAGCGCGACAAGGATTATATCGTCAAGAACAACAAAGTCGTGATTATCGACGAATTCACAGGCCGCATGATGGAAGGTCGGCGCTGGTCTGATGGCCTGCATCAGGCCGTCGAGGCAAAGGAAGGGGTCGATATACAACCCGAGAATGTGACCCTCGCCTCGATCACTTTCCAGAATTATTTCCGCCTTTACAAAAAGCTGTCCGGCATGACCGGTACAGCTTTGACCGAGGAATCGGAATTTGCCGATATCTATAAACTCAACGTCTTCGAAATCCCGACCAACCGGCCAATTGCCCGGGCGGATCAGGATGACGAACTCTACATTACCGTTGATGAAAAATACAAAGCCATCGCCCGGCAAATCGCTGACTGCCATGACCGTGGCCAGCCTTTGCTTGTTGGCACAGCCTCCATTGAGAAATCAGAGCTGATATCCGAGCTGCTCACCTCCAAAAAATTCTTCCGTGAACTGGCGAAAGATACAGAAAAATATTTGGCGGAATTCAAGCCCGGCAAACATGATGACGAAATTGCCGAAGTCAAACGTCAGATCGCTCTTTTCGAAGAACTGGCAAAACGCAAAGAGCCGGTCCCGCATAATGTTCTGAACGCGCGGTTCCATGAACAGGAAGCGGAAATCATTGCTCAGGCCGGCGTGCCGGGCGCAGTAACGATTGCGACCAATATGGCCGGGCGCGGTACCGATATTCAGCTTGGCGGATCCGTAGACCTTGAACTGATGAAGCAGCTGGAAGAAGGCGACAGCGAAGAAACCATCGCCAGAAAACGTGCTGAAATTGAAAAACGCATCGCCGAGCAAAAGCAGAAAGCGCTTGATGCTGGCGGACTGTATGTGCTGGCTACCGAACGTCACGAAAGCCGCCGCATCGATAATCAGCTGCGCGGCCGATCAGGTCGTCAGGGTGACCCGGGGACGACGAAATTCTTCCTGTCCCTGCAAGATGACCTGATGCGCATCTTCGGGACAG from Parvularcula sp. IMCC14364 encodes the following:
- a CDS encoding peptidylprolyl isomerase, with the translated sequence MPDHTAHVATRGQLAARLKGFAGDIASVCGWFGKLLWRSLLLATQDIAIGMRVFRRWLNSTDGQVALSVLTLSLVIVGMKTIDALRLYEPPVQMQAEQVEAPVVAPEPDPVLVRIGRRQLRHSDVLEYAHQAGKLPEAESLSVAEVFERGLVTEAIDQFLLARAGQANEAVTSDPEVTSKLAMARNRILSAAHLQEVIADKATEERAVRLYQSQRENISFGDELRLRHVVVAEEVLARGLRDTLQEGSDFAQIARDFSIDPVSAGRDGQMGYLAFGQMPGGYAERAYAMANGEISEVFETEGGWAFFKVEGRRPVRPPSFDSVREDILEFLRLQAIEQELDRLRNAADVTVYQPGEAVSSGSGTDSVQFRD
- the secA gene encoding preprotein translocase subunit SecA, with product MALLDVAKKIFGSSNERRLKPMMKTVEKINALEDEIAALTDEQLIGKTQEFRQRYKDGESLDDLLVEAFATVREGAKRALGLRPYDVQLVGGIVLHQGNISEMKTGEGKTLVATLPAYLNSLTGNGVHIVTVNDYLAKRDAEWMGRVFEKVGLRTGVIVNELSDPERREQYAADITYATNNELGFDYLRDNMKSSLEEMVQRGHHYAIVDEVDSILIDEARTPLIISGPTEDKSDLYLTIDKFIPQLTEEDYELDEKQKQVTLTDEGNEHIEKLLMEAGLLKGDSLYEAENVSVVHHVQNALRAHINQKRDKDYIVKNNKVVIIDEFTGRMMEGRRWSDGLHQAVEAKEGVDIQPENVTLASITFQNYFRLYKKLSGMTGTALTEESEFADIYKLNVFEIPTNRPIARADQDDELYITVDEKYKAIARQIADCHDRGQPLLVGTASIEKSELISELLTSKKFFRELAKDTEKYLAEFKPGKHDDEIAEVKRQIALFEELAKRKEPVPHNVLNARFHEQEAEIIAQAGVPGAVTIATNMAGRGTDIQLGGSVDLELMKQLEEGDSEETIARKRAEIEKRIAEQKQKALDAGGLYVLATERHESRRIDNQLRGRSGRQGDPGTTKFFLSLQDDLMRIFGTGMENMLKRFGIKEDESIEHPWFTKAVENAQRKIETRNFDIRKNVLKYDDVINDQRKTIFEERIDFMSSKSVEDTIRDMRQEVIEDIVETHIPPKSYVERWDVEGLHTKIEEVFGRAFPVKEWAAEEGVADTEITERLTEAVDAYASQRAVDLNGKARNRGLKDPDNFIRRMEKSVLLSTLDRNWREHIQMIDHLRSIVGLRSMGQRDPLNEFKTESFALFEALITGLRQDVVRELMHIDLPDEDNDAERMLRELAARRQLDQSKLQATHIDATTGENDAAHGNPDAPQRSYGRSARVSTLQARQAAEEINPNDPATWGRVRRNDPCPCGSGRKFKHCHGTI